One stretch of Anolis carolinensis isolate JA03-04 chromosome 3, rAnoCar3.1.pri, whole genome shotgun sequence DNA includes these proteins:
- the mxra5 gene encoding matrix-remodeling-associated protein 5 isoform X3: MKKPEKMLKQPNWGALSMVLILSLGLPEVSRACPRPCACYVPTEVHCTFRSLSAVPTSISKHVERINLGFNSIQAISENSFSGLAKLELLMLHGNDIQNIPNGALKDLTSLQVFKISYNKLQVVTGQTLQGLSSIMRLHMDHNRIEFIHPNAFNGLTSLRLLHLEGNLLQQIHPNTFSTFLVLDYFRLSTIKHLYLSENALRTLPKSIFQKLPLLENLYLHGNPWSCDCRLKWLLDWNENSTGVLKCKKDKAYEEGQLCPKCTFPKHFQKQDIQNVKDISCTKPIIQSPLKQSISFKEEEEEEDDNFELPMEEFQLSPWNITLNLTDEHGNLVNLNCEIKKPTDSTKIQWNQISPREIEINATISLDLECLMSRDNYEKLWKLIAYYSEVPVKLEREHVLSHEPKLSYHYKQGSDYDALYYTGVKGRILAEPAWVMQPLIHIQLNRRQSTGTKVVLSFSTRVSQTLQTQQNRQQRNSWVMIEQDEHTRVAQSVVKGSDAQLSCNVKASESPSIKWMLPDGTKLKAPFKMEDSRYSVLSSGQLVIRSVTYADSGIYHCVAQVRNDVDTMSYRIQVQPPVIQPADSETTKVEKHVGDPILLPCSAIAIPDAYLSWILPDGHVLYDLSNSSNAYLLHNGTLLIPHSHIKDSGYYRCVAINQRGSDQFSVKVSVKKIVSDRSPKREKFKMHPGSRISVKAREKTIEDAEGSGEESDETLSKRIHLKDHEVSLKQKNDNISPAQIKKNKKGKRKMKLWKGMDRTEEINVAEGRRVFESRRRINMANKQINPQHWANILAKVRGKNLSRPTEAAVPSLRTATETPMVHQTSKISPPPIASPPLNSAVEVNEDESSADMPHLSEAELFSVTFFPNLNSQDNHQEQTHSQTASTMSSVEYEPSSTAENQYRLETFVTKDTRFSPNGQTQTWDHNEVNTDQVESAELENIDTFTQESSYEQIITSLPYIQIPLVTMDSGHSPVTPSHGNAHFSEGSETYFQQKNINELDNAAISMQSPVDINVKAATPFLTSASPMVESVLEEASKNFFKQVRISSDPFEDSESIILENTNTQKPESTFNLENTKKQEWRSTTAPTNKVTTVSMITESERKITTFEPQVIQQPRRRTYGRKRFRPNRFRRPKLILPTAITEKEIPIIQKISKTEAATESSYGSTFGDHQKSGGETQQAKESLEVSYSVIPLQRPTKAQDNEMASTLQLFTSLPKTSVIPFNRIQESEGHHVVSTQDSPMTFPMKQLDLSHHSEQVSDEIPTDDELFKVLEGNNVRANNEITEAYRTRTSTPIQSFTSSLSLSDLSPSMIPEYAEESLPIAEEVHVSESPPVTAVATSLPQRETTSSHYSTLSDHLFIPTEIKEIINPWQSRTSIYPSSKENTAQFHDHHDQTAVYSSEKNDSPVLPIASVPLATTFLPIIQRNLTLFNRFSTKKNHTSGTAAHPDNNGPTVDNARAKFSSRQNELFTFHSYHNRITTQQKQGQLKEPHGGKSYNSLSPNIPRQQIPIFNQPHAFVPPKHIPVRGTIRAPYLMVPSLFHHFVTQQPPLHYTNKPEITAYAAQTTQDRKNSSQRETFPTTTAAPLYRPKVHTPNRYGNQGETRYTIHSRLFANNYLPEVRDKSGKTINQAVPQFTNPRIPFLINRTRVLQHLGVNSKPVMPNMRTPLNTTEKNVLPPTRTITQSTPLKAIAMPPPPISLVTVPPTTIVTPIFLTQSTRSQAISSVPSSRNIQHNNQNVLLVPKMGGVLPLNTSIMQSSQFRAQGQRPKIIVKTSSSLSILAESDAIIPCDATGEPKPVISWTKISTGALMTASTRIQRFEVLKNGTFIIRNVQLQDRGQYLCTAQNLHGTDKMTVLLTVLAYQPKILGPRFRDVTVYFGEKVAMDCQASGIPNPHISWIFPDRKILQTVITTEGRVMLYENRTLSLKDTNFSDRGVYKCIANNAAGADSIAVRLNIAALPPIIQQDKVENISLSVGQNINIHCSAKAAPLPGIRWVLYDGTQIRTSQFVHGNLFVFPNGTLYIRNVSPKDSGSYECIAANMVGAARRTVWLQVKKQSMNAKITGTSPQRTDVTYGSALRLDCSASGDPWPRILWRLPSKRMVDSLHSLDSRIKVFGNGTLVVHSITDKDAGDYLCVARNKIGDDYVILKVNVMMKAAKIEHKNENNHKVIYGGDLKVDCVATGLPNPEISWSLPDGSMINTFMQSDDSGIRTKRYVVFNNGTLYFNDVGLREEGDYTCYAENQIGKDEMKVRVKVVAEPAIIKNKTYRVLNIPYGDVVSVGCEAKGDPTPKIIWLSPSNRPIPLLSDKYQVYRDGTLLIQKAQRSDSGNYTCVARNSAGEDRKVVWIHVNVQPPKINGYPSMITSVREMALRDSRKLIDCKAEGIPSPRVMWAFPEGVILPAPYYGNRITVHRNGTLDIRGVRQTDSVQLVCIGRNEGGEARLIVQFQVMDHVEKPTFRDPTTERITAAAGHSINLNCSVHGNPQPSTAWILPNGTELQKGSHLQRFYHKKDGILHISALSATDAGTYRCTARNPGGYVERMVFLKVGLKPEISNQYNNLVSIINGETLQLHCITQPSQRARITWTLPNGMKLDSPQAHGRFSLSENGSLTVREASVFDRGTYLCKVATEYGSSLMNVPVIVIAYPPRITSEPAPVIYARPGNTVKLNCMAIGIPKAEITWELPDKSHLTAGAQSRLYGNKFLHPQGSLIIQQATQRDAGFYKCTAKNILGSDSKATYIHIF, encoded by the exons ATGAAGAAACCTGAGAAGATGTTGAAGCAACCCAATTGGGGGGcactgtccatggtgctgattcTCTCTCTGGGGCTTCCAGAAGTCTCCCGTGCATGTCCTCGTCCATGTGCCTGCTATGTTCCCACTGAAGTTCACTGCACATTTCGGTCCTTATCAGCTGTGCCAACAAGCATTTCTAAGCATGTGGAACGAATCAATCTAGG GTTTAACAGTATCCAGGCTATATCTGAAAATTCATTTTCAGGACTTGCAAAATTGGAATTGCTCATGCTTCATGGAAACGACATCCAAAATATACCTAATGGTGCCTTAAAAGATCTGACATCATTACAG GTCTTCAAGATAAGTTACAACAAGCTGCAAGTTGTAACTGGTCAGACTCTCCAAGGGCTTTCCAGTATAATGAGATTGCACATGGACCACAACCGCATAGAATTCATCCACCCAAATGCTTTTAATGGATTAACCTCCCTTCGACTTCTCCATTTGGAAGGAAACTTGCTTCAGCAAATTCATCCCAAcacattttctacttttttgGTCCTTGATTACTTCAGGCTATCAACAATAAAGCATCTCTACTTGTCTGAAAATGCCCTCAGAACACTGCCTAAGAGCATTTTCCAAAAATTGCCACTTCTAGAGAATCTCTACCTTCATGGGAACCCCTGGTCTTGTGACTGTAGGTTGAAATGGCTTCTTGACTGGAATGAGAACTCTACAG GTGTCCTCAAGTGTAAAAAAGACAAAGCCTATGAAGAAGGCCAACTTTGCCCTAAGTGCACTTTCCCAAAACATTTCCAGAAACAAGACATTCAAAATGTAAAAGATATTTCCTGCACAAAGCCCATCATACAATCTCCTCTGAAACAGAGTATCAGCttcaaggaagaagaggaagaagaagatgacAATTTTGAGCTTCCTATGGAAGAATTTCAGCTGTCTCCTTGGAACATAACCTTGAACCTAACTGATGAGCATGGAAACTTAGTGAATCTGAACTGTGAAATCAAAAAACCAACAGACTCTACCAAAATCCAGTGGAACCAGATCTCTCCTCGGGAAATTGAGATTAATGCTACAATTTCCCTGGATTTAGAATGCCTCATGAGCCGAGACAATTATGAAAaattgtggaagcttattgcttATTACAGTGAAGTGCCTGTCAAGTTAGAAAGGGAGCATGTGCTGAGCCATGAACCAAAGTTAAGCTATCATTACAAGCAAGGTTCTGATTATGATGCCCTTTACTACACAGGTGTTAAAGGAAGGATCCTTGCTGAGCCTGCCTGGGTGATGCAACCATTGATACACATTCAATTAAACAGACGCCAAAGTACAGGGACAAAAGTGGTGCTCTCCTTTTctaccagagtttctcaaacacTTCAGACCCAACAAAACAGACAGCAGAGAAACAGCTGGGTCATGATAGAGCAAGACGAACATACAAGGGTTGCTCAGAGTGTAGTAAAAGGATCTGATGCTCAACTGAGTTGCAATGTCAAAGCATCagaaagcccttctatcaaatggATGCTTCCAGATGGGACTAAACTGAAGGCTCCATTCAAAATGGAAGACAGCAGGTATTCTGTCCTCAGCAGTGGTCAGTTAGTTATCAGATCAGTGACCTATGCTGATTCAGGTATATACCACTGTGTTGCTCAAGTGAGAAATGATGTAGACACAATGTCCTACAGAATTCAGGTACAGCCTCCAGTCATTCAACCAGCTGACTCTGAGACAACAAAAGTAGAAAAACATGTGGGGGATCCCATACTTTTGCCTTGTAGTGCAATTGCAATACCAGATGCATATCTAAGTTGGATACTCCCAGACGGCCATGTTCTTTATGATTTATCAAACTCATCCAATGCATACCTGTTACACAATGGCACACTGTTAATTCCTCACAGCCATATCAAGGACAGTGGCTACTACAGGTGTGTGGCTATTAATCAACGAGGATCAGACCAATTCTCTGTTAAAGTATCAGTAAAAAAAATAGTATCTGATAGATCTCCAAAAAGGGAAAAATTTAAAATGCACCCTGGTTCAAGGATCTCTGTAAAAGCAAGGGAGAAGACCATAGAAGATGCTGAGGGATCAGGTGAAGAATCTGATGAGACTCTAAGCAAAAGAATCCATCTGAAGGATCATGAAGTATCCCTTAAACAAAAAAATGACAATATTTCTCCTGCccaaattaaaaagaataaaaaaggaaaacgCAAAATGAAATTATGGAAAGGCATGGACAGGACGGAAGAAATAAATGTTGCAGAGGGCCGTAGGGTATTTGAGTCCAGAAGGAGAATAAATATGGCAAACAAACAGATTAATCCACAACATTGGGCCAATATTTTGGCAAAAGTCCGTGGGAAAAATCTTTCTAGACCAACAGAAGCAGCAGTTCCTTCTTTAAGGACAGCTACAGAGACTCCAATGGTACATCAAACCTCCAAAATTTCTCCTCCTCCAATTGCCAGTCCCCCACTAAACAGTGCTGTAGAAGTAAATGAAGATGAGTCATCTGCAGATATGCCACATTTGAGTGAGGCAGAACTATTTTCAGTCACTTTTTTTCCCAACTTGAATTCTCAGGATAATCATCAAGAACAAACACATTCTCAAACAGCGAGTACCATGTCCTCTGTAGAATATGAACCTTCCAGCACTGCAGAAAATCAGTACAGGTTGGAAACATTTGTCACAAAGGATACTCGGTTCTCTCCAAATGGACAGACCCAGACCTGGGATCACAATGAAGTGAACACAGATCAGGTGGAATCAGCAGAACTGGAAAACATAGATACTTTCACCCAAGAGTCCTCATATGAACAAATAATAACCAGTTTACCTTATATTCAAATCCCTTTGGTAACAATGGACAGTGGACATTCACCAGTGACTCCTTCCCATGGAAATGCCCATTTTTCTGAAGGTTCAGAAACATATTTCCAgcaaaaaaatataaatgaactaGATAATGCTGCAATCTCAATGCAGTCTCCAGTTGATATTAATGTTAAAGCTGCCACTCCTTTTCTTACTTCTGCCTCTCCAATGGTAGAGTCTGTTCTTGAAGAGGCGAGTAAAAATTTCTTCAAGCAAGTAAGAATTTCTTCAGACCCATTTGAGGATTCTGAAAGTATAATTCTTGAAAACACAAATACTCAAAAACCAGAATCCACTTTTAATCTAGAAAATACCAAAAAGCAAGAATGGAGATCTACTACTGCTCCTACCAACAAGGTGACTACTGTATCTATGATTACAGAATCTGAAAGAAAAATTACTACTTTTGAGCCACAGGTTATCCAGCAACCCCGAaggagaacatatggaagaaagaGATTTAGGCCAAATAGGTTCAGGAGACCAAAGCTTATCCTTCCTACAGCTATTACTGAAAAGGAAATACCAATTATTcaaaaaatatctaaaacagaAGCTGCAACTGAAAGTTCATATGGTTCCACTTTTGGAGACCATCAGAAATCTGGCGGTGAAACACAACAAGCAAAAGAATCTTTGGAAGTCAGTTATTCTGTTATTCCTTTACAAAGGCCCACCAAGGCTCAAGACAATGAAATGGCTTCAACTCTTCAACTTTTTACTTCACTACCTAAAACATCTGTAATTCCTTTTAATCGTATCCAGGAATCTGAAGGACACCACGTAGTATCAACACAGGATTCACCAATGACATTTCCTATGAAACAGCTAGATTTATCTCATCACTCAGAGCAGGTGAGTGATGAGATACCTACAGATGATGAATTATTCAAAGTTTTGGAAGGTAATAACGTTAGAGCAAATAATGAAATCACAGAGGCATATAGAACAAGAACTTCAACTCCTATACAGAGTTTTACCAGCTCACTGTCACTCTCTGACTTGAGTCCCTCGATGATTCCAGAATATGCTGAAGAATCTCTTCCTATTGCAGAGGAAGTGCATGTTTCAGAAAGTCCACCAGTGACTGCAGTTGCAACATCTTTGCCTCAGAGAGAAACAACTTCATCTCATTATAGTACTTTGAGTGATCACCTTTTCATACCCactgaaataaaagaaatcatTAATCCTTGGCAAAGCAGAACATCAATATACCCATCTTCAAAGGAAAATACTGCACAGTTTCATGATCATCATGATCAAACTGCTGTATACAGTAGTGAGAAAAATGATTCTCCAGTTTTACCAATTGCATCTGTACCTTTAGCCACTACTTTTCTTCCGATCATCCAGAGAAATCTTACTTTGTTCAATCGtttttctacaaagaaaaatCACACATCTGGCACGGCAGCACATCCAGACAACAACGGACCCACTGTTGACAATGCTAGAGCAAAATTTAGCTCAAGACAGAATGAACTTTTCACTTTCCATTCTTACCACAACAGAATAACCACACAACAAAAGCAAGGACAATTGAAAGAGCCACATGGTGGCAAATCATACAATAGTCTCAGTCCAAATATTCCTAGACAGCAAATACCTATTTTTAACCAGCCACATGCTTTTGTACCGCCAAAACACATTCCTGTAAGGGGGACCATAAGAGCTCCTTATCTCATGGTACCAAGCCTGTTTCATCATTTTGTGACTCAGCAACCCCCCCTTCACTATACCAACAAACCTGAGATTACAGCATATGCAGCACAAACCACACAGGACAGAAAAAACTCTTCACAGAGAGAGACATTTCCCACTACAACAGCTGCCCCTTTATACAGACCAAAGGTGCATACTCCAAACAGATATGGCAATCAGGGTGAAACCCGATACACCATTCATTCCAGACTTTTTGCCAATAACTATCTCCCTGAAGTCAGAGATAAGTCTGGAAAAACAATAAATCAAGCTGTGCCACAGTTTACCAATCCTAGGATACCATTCCTGATTAACAGAACCAGGGTGTTGCAACACTTAGGAGTAAACTCTAAACCTGTGATGCCAAACATGCGCACCCCATTGAACACCACTGAGAAGAATGTTCTCCCACCCACCAGGACTATAACACAAAGTACCCCTCTAAAAGCCATAGCAATGCCACCACCTCCCATTTCATTGGTTACTGTACCACCAACCACAATAGTCACTCCTATATTCCTGACTCAAAGCACTAGATCTCAGGCAATTTCAAGTGTGCCATCTTCCAGAAACATCCAGCATAATAATCAAAATGTATTGCTTGTGCCTAAAATGGGAGGCGTTCTACCACTGAATACCAGCATCATGCAGTCTTCACAATTCAGGGCACAAGGGCAAAGGCCTAAGATTATAGTCAAAACGTCAAGCAGTTTATCCATCCTTGCTGAATCAGATGCCATTATCCCATGCGATGCTACAGGGGAACCTAAACCAGTAATTTCCTGGACAAAAATCTCAACAG GAGCATTGATGACAGCCAGTACAAGAATACAACGTTTTGAAGTCCTGAAAAATGGTACATTCATTATTCGTAATGTTCAGCTTCAGGACCGTGGACAGTATTTGTGCACTGCTCAGAACCTGCATGGCACTGATAAAATGACTGTCTTGCTGACTGTCTTAGCCTACCAACCCAAAATACTGGGTCCACGTTTCAGAGATGTGACTGTTTATTTTGGAGAAAAAGTGGCCATGGATTGCCAAGCCAGTGGAATCCCAAACCCACACATTTCTTGGATTTTTCCTGATCGGAAAATTTTACAAACTGTGATCACTACAGAGGGAAGAGTGATGCTGTATGAAAACCGAACCTTGTCTCTCAAGGACACTAACTTCTCGGACCGGGGAGTGTACAAGTGCATAGCCAACAATGCTGCAGGAGCTGATAGTATTGCTGTAAGACTTAACATAGCTGCTCTGCCACCTATTATCCAGCAGGACAAAGTCGAAAACATTTCCCTCAGTGTGGGGCAAAACATTAACATTCACTGTAGTGCCAAGGCAGCTCCTTTGCCTGGCATCCGCTGGGTGCTTTATGACGGAACACAGATCCGAACCTCCCAGTTTGTCCATGgaaatctgtttgtttttccaaatGGAACACTATACATACGCAACGTTTCACCCAAAGATAGTGGGAGCTATGAATGTATTGCTGCCAATATGGTTGGTGCAGCCAGGAGAACTGTATGGCTACAAGTCAAAAAGCAGTCTATGAATGCTAAGATCACTGGGACCTCTCCTCAGAGAACAGATGTGACATATGGCAGCGCCCTCCGATTGGATTGCAGTGCATCTGGTGATCCCTGGCCACGAATACTCTGGAGACTCCCCTCAAAAAGGATGGTGGATTCTCTACATAG tTTGGACAGCAGAATCAAGGTATTTGGAAATGGAACTTTGGTTGTCCATTCTATCACCGACAAAGATGCAGGAGACTATTTGTGTGTAGCGCGCAATAAGATTGGTGATGACTATGTGATTCTCAAAGTAAATGTGATGATGAAAGCTGCCAAAATTGAACACAAGAATGAGAATAATCACAAAGTGATCTACGGAGGAGACCTGAAAGTTGACTGTGTGGCTACAGGCCTACCAAACCCTGAGATCTCCTGGAGTCTTCCAGATGGTAGCATGATAAACACCTTCATGCAGTCAGATGACAGTGGAATCCGTACCAAGAGATATGTGGTGTTCAACAACGGGACACTGTACTTCAACGATGTGGGGCTGAGAGAAGAGGGAGACTACACCTGCTATGCTGAGAACCAGATAGGTAAAGATGAGATGAAAGTACGAGTAAAAGTAGTGGCTGAACCTGCCATAATCAAGAATAAAACCTACAGAGTGCTCAACATACCATATGGGGATGTGGTGTCTGTAGGATGTGAAGCCAAAGGGGATCCCACACCAAAAATAATCTGGCTGTCTCCAAGCAACAGGCCTATCCCACTTCTTTCAGATAAATACCAGGTGTACAGAGATGGGACCCTTCTCATACAGAAAGCCCAAAGATCTGATAGTGGCAACTATACATGTGTAGCCCGGAACAGTGCTGGAGAGGATAGGAAAGTTGTCTGGATTCATGTCAATGTTCAGCCTCCCAAAATCAATGGGTATCCCAGCATGATCACTTCAGTGAGAGAAATGGCTCTGAGAGACAGCCGGAAGTTAATTGACTGTAAAGCCGAGGGTATCCCCTCTCCAAGGGTCATGTGGGCTTTCCCAGAAGGGGTCATCTTGCCTGCCCCCTATTATGGGAACAGAATCACTGTTCATCGCAATGGCACACTAGATATCCGTGGTGTGAGGCAGACAGATTCAGTGCAGCTGGTGTGCATTGGTAGGAATGAAGGGGGAGAGGCCAGACTGATTGTCCAGTTTCAGGTTATGGACCATGTGGAGAAGCCTACCTTCAGGGATCCTACCACTGAAAGGATCACTGCTGCAGCAGGTCACAGCATCAACTTGAACTGCTCAGTCCATGGGAACCCTCAACCCAGCACAGCTTGGATCCTTCCAAATGGCACTGAACTGCAGAAGGGCAGCCATTTGCAGAGGTTTTACCACAAGAAGGATGGCATCCTGCACATCAGTGCCCTGTCTGCAACGGATGCTGGGACTTATCGCTGTACTGCGCGAAATCCTGGGGGTTATGTGGAGAGGATGGTCTTCCTCAAAGTTGGGCTGAAACCAGAAATCAGCAATCAGTATAACAACCTGGTGAGCATCATCAATGGAGAGACCCTGCAGCTTCACTGCATCACACAGCCCAGCCAGAGGGCACGCATCACTTGGACTCTGCCCAATGGAATGAAATTAGACAGTCCCCAAGCTCATGGGAGATTTTCCCTGTCAGAAAATGGCTCTCTTACTGTGCGTGAGGCATCTGTCTTCGATCGAGGGACCTACCTATGCAAGGTGGCAACTGAATATGGCTCTTCCCTAATGAACGTTCCAGTGATTGTCATAGCCTATCCACCCCGGATCACAAGTGAGCCAGCCCCTGTCATTTATGCAAGGCCAGGCAATACAGTCAAGCTGAATTGTATGGCCATTGGGATCCCTaaagcagaaataacatgggaaCTCCCAGACAAATCACatctgacagcaggagctcagtcCCGTTTGTATGGAAACAAATTTCTTCACCCTCAAGGTTCATTAATCATACAGCAGGCTACACAAAGAGATGCAGGCTTCTACAAATGCACTGCTAAAAATATACTaggcagtgattcaaaagcaacctACATACACATATTCTGA